From Campylobacter upsaliensis, the proteins below share one genomic window:
- a CDS encoding aspartate kinase, which yields MLIVQKYGGTSVGDLERIKAVALRVIESVKAGNELVVVVSAMSGVTNSLIEQAEYFSKNPNGADMDMLLSSGERVTSALLSIALNELGYKAVSFSGRKAGIITNSVFTKARIKHIDTSAIKAALKEGKIVIIAGFQGVDEEGNVTTLGRGGSDLSAVAVAGALSADLCEIYTDVDGVYTTDPRIEPKAKKLDKISYEEMLELASLGAKVLQNRSVELAKKLNVNLVTRSSFNNNEGTMITKEDGMEQALVSGIALDKNQARITLRNIEDKPGIAAEIFSSLARANINVDMIIQNVGTNGATNLGFTVPENELDQAKNTMKEVLGNQVLLESDSAVVKVSVVGVGMKSHSGVASTAFKALANEGINIGMISTSEIKISMIVHEKYGELAVRALHEVYGLDK from the coding sequence ATGCTAATAGTTCAAAAATATGGCGGAACGAGCGTTGGGGATTTAGAGCGCATTAAGGCTGTGGCTTTGCGTGTGATAGAGAGCGTAAAGGCTGGAAATGAGCTTGTAGTCGTTGTCTCTGCTATGAGTGGGGTTACAAATTCTCTCATCGAGCAAGCCGAGTATTTTAGTAAAAATCCTAATGGTGCGGATATGGATATGCTTTTAAGCAGTGGGGAGAGGGTTACTTCGGCACTTTTATCCATAGCTTTAAATGAGCTAGGGTATAAGGCTGTTTCTTTTTCTGGGAGGAAGGCGGGCATTATCACAAATAGCGTTTTTACTAAGGCTAGAATTAAGCACATTGATACAAGTGCGATAAAAGCAGCCCTAAAAGAAGGGAAAATCGTCATCATCGCTGGTTTTCAAGGAGTTGATGAGGAGGGTAATGTAACAACTTTAGGACGCGGGGGAAGCGATTTAAGTGCGGTGGCTGTGGCGGGAGCTTTGAGTGCTGATTTGTGTGAAATTTATACTGATGTTGATGGGGTTTATACGACTGATCCTCGCATAGAGCCTAAGGCTAAAAAGCTTGATAAAATTTCATACGAGGAGATGTTAGAGCTTGCTAGTTTGGGTGCGAAAGTCTTGCAAAATCGCTCTGTGGAGCTTGCTAAAAAATTAAATGTCAATTTAGTTACAAGAAGTAGTTTTAATAACAATGAGGGAACAATGATAACAAAAGAAGATGGAATGGAACAAGCCTTAGTTAGTGGCATAGCACTAGATAAAAATCAAGCAAGAATCACTTTAAGAAATATCGAGGATAAACCAGGCATTGCGGCTGAGATTTTTTCAAGTCTTGCTAGGGCAAACATTAATGTTGATATGATTATTCAAAATGTCGGCACAAATGGTGCGACAAATTTGGGCTTTACCGTGCCTGAAAATGAACTTGACCAAGCTAAAAATACGATGAAAGAGGTTTTAGGCAATCAAGTATTGTTAGAAAGCGATAGTGCTGTGGTAAAAGTTTCTGTCGTGGGTGTGGGTATGAAGTCGCACTCTGGCGTGGCTTCTACGGCGTTTAAGGCTTTAGCAAATGAGGGGATTAATATAGGTATGATCTCCACAAGTGAGATTAAAATTTCAATGATAGTGCATGAAAAATATGGAGAATTAGCCGTTCGTGCTTTGCATGAGGTTTATGGACTCGATAAATGA
- the ligA gene encoding NAD-dependent DNA ligase LigA — protein sequence MSEYLKKVALANLWMRAYYEEDEPLASDEEYDLLIREIRAFEEQNPKLISKDSPTQKIAPTIQSKFKKSRHLSKMWSMEDVFDEEELRAWAKRAKCEDGFFIEPKFDGASLNLLYQKGRLVSAATRGDGEIGEDVTLNVKEIANIPQIINYEGEIEIRGEVVILKEDFERLNEKRAKENLSLFANPRNAASGSLRQLDTSITKERNLKFYPWGVGEHTLAFTKHSELMHFIRELGFLKDEFVRVCKNLDEVLTHYKELLSLRDLKPMMMDGMVVRVDDIALCKELGYTIKYPKFMAAFKFPALEKSTRLVGVSLQVGRSGVVTPVAVLKPVNLDGVVVKSASLHNFDEIERLNLRLNDFVSVIRSGDVIPKITKVFKDRRGENALKIERPKLCPVCESELLDEGALIKCQNLDCKARLVNSIIYFVSKKCLNIDGLGESIVELLYEKQKITSIESIFRLKFQDFEGLEGFKEKKITKLLNAIESAKICPLYRFITALGIEHIGEVAAKKLALSFDKEWYQKSFEEYKNLEGFGEQMALSLVEFTRVNQARIEAFYKLLNLENEKQEISTQSPFYEKTFVITGTLSRPRDEFKALVERLGGKVSSSVSKKTDFVLFGEEAGSKLEKARELGVKCIDEIQFNALVKI from the coding sequence GTGAGTGAATATTTAAAAAAAGTTGCGTTGGCAAATTTATGGATGAGGGCTTATTATGAAGAAGATGAGCCTTTAGCTAGTGATGAGGAGTATGACCTTTTAATAAGAGAAATAAGAGCCTTTGAGGAGCAAAATCCAAAATTAATTTCAAAAGACTCCCCCACACAAAAAATCGCCCCTACCATACAAAGTAAATTTAAAAAAAGTAGGCATTTAAGTAAAATGTGGTCTATGGAGGATGTGTTTGATGAAGAGGAGCTTAGGGCGTGGGCGAAAAGGGCTAAGTGCGAAGATGGCTTTTTCATCGAGCCTAAGTTTGATGGGGCTAGTTTAAATTTACTTTATCAAAAGGGTCGTTTAGTGAGTGCGGCGACTAGAGGAGATGGCGAGATAGGCGAGGATGTAACGCTCAATGTCAAAGAGATAGCAAATATCCCGCAAATAATTAATTATGAGGGCGAGATAGAAATTCGCGGCGAGGTTGTGATTTTAAAAGAAGATTTTGAAAGGCTTAATGAAAAAAGAGCGAAAGAAAATCTTAGCCTTTTTGCAAATCCTAGAAACGCAGCAAGTGGAAGTTTAAGGCAGCTTGATACAAGTATTACTAAAGAAAGAAATTTGAAATTTTATCCTTGGGGCGTGGGAGAGCATACTTTAGCTTTTACAAAACATAGTGAGCTTATGCACTTTATTAGAGAACTTGGCTTTTTAAAAGATGAATTTGTAAGAGTTTGTAAAAACTTAGATGAGGTTTTGACGCATTATAAGGAGCTTTTATCTTTAAGAGATTTAAAACCTATGATGATGGATGGTATGGTTGTAAGGGTCGATGATATAGCACTTTGCAAGGAGCTTGGCTACACGATAAAATATCCTAAATTTATGGCAGCTTTTAAATTCCCTGCCCTTGAAAAAAGCACGCGTTTAGTGGGAGTGAGCTTGCAAGTGGGGCGTAGTGGGGTGGTAACTCCTGTGGCAGTTTTAAAGCCTGTGAATTTAGACGGGGTCGTGGTGAAATCAGCCTCCTTGCATAATTTTGACGAGATAGAAAGGCTTAATTTGCGTCTTAATGACTTTGTAAGCGTTATAAGAAGTGGCGATGTGATCCCTAAAATCACTAAGGTTTTTAAAGATAGAAGGGGGGAAAACGCCCTTAAAATAGAACGCCCTAAGCTTTGTCCAGTGTGCGAAAGTGAGCTTTTAGATGAGGGGGCTTTGATTAAGTGTCAAAATTTAGATTGTAAAGCGAGGCTTGTTAATTCCATTATTTATTTTGTCTCTAAAAAATGTCTTAATATAGACGGACTTGGAGAGAGCATCGTAGAGCTTTTATATGAAAAGCAAAAAATCACTTCCATTGAGAGTATCTTTCGCCTTAAATTTCAAGATTTTGAGGGACTTGAGGGCTTTAAAGAAAAGAAAATCACTAAACTTTTAAATGCCATAGAAAGTGCGAAAATCTGTCCTCTTTATCGCTTCATTACCGCACTTGGTATTGAGCATATAGGCGAGGTAGCGGCAAAAAAATTGGCTTTAAGTTTTGATAAAGAGTGGTATCAAAAAAGTTTTGAAGAATATAAAAATTTGGAGGGTTTTGGCGAACAAATGGCTTTAAGCTTGGTAGAATTTACAAGGGTTAATCAAGCTAGAATTGAAGCTTTTTATAAGCTTTTAAATTTAGAAAATGAAAAGCAAGAAATATCTACACAAAGCCCATTTTATGAAAAAACCTTTGTTATCACAGGCACACTTTCACGCCCTAGAGACGAATTTAAGGCACTTGTAGAAAGGCTTGGAGGCAAGGTAAGCTCCTCTGTGTCAAAAAAAACGGATTTTGTGCTTTTTGGCGAAGAGGCTGGCTCTAAGTTAGAGAAGGCAAGAGAGCTGGGAGTGAAGTGCATTGATGAAATTCAGTTTAATGCTTTGGTTAAGATATGA
- a CDS encoding HobA family DNA replication regulator: MSDFLSWSLENIRSGGASMAWMESRRLEWSPLVASRLKYLLEGRAFILICDEARSWYEHYFFQHINANRARPLLPFFSLKSFLFERKIQNNEDIILLNDMLEIAFPNGFVYFYIGTARDKRSLIARSKNDSLLWLFDEQLQNSFYLDSNDRDLDFKLISLYKLFDKSLDAILFSKVSL, translated from the coding sequence ATGAGCGATTTTTTAAGCTGGAGTTTAGAAAATATAAGAAGTGGCGGTGCTTCTATGGCGTGGATGGAAAGTCGCCGTTTGGAGTGGTCGCCTTTGGTCGCTTCAAGACTTAAATATTTGCTAGAGGGCAGGGCTTTTATTTTAATTTGCGATGAGGCAAGAAGCTGGTATGAGCATTATTTTTTTCAGCACATTAATGCAAATCGTGCGCGTCCTTTGCTGCCTTTTTTTTCGCTTAAGTCTTTTTTATTTGAGCGTAAAATTCAAAATAATGAAGATATTATCTTACTCAACGATATGTTAGAAATCGCCTTTCCAAATGGCTTTGTTTATTTTTACATTGGCACGGCAAGGGACAAAAGGTCTCTTATCGCAAGGTCTAAAAATGATAGCCTTTTGTGGCTTTTTGATGAGCAATTACAAAATAGCTTTTATTTAGATTCTAACGATAGAGATTTGGATTTTAAGCTTATCAGTCTTTATAAGCTTTTTGACAAGAGCTTAGATGCGATTTTGTTTTCTAAAGTTAGCCTTTAA
- the tlyA gene encoding 23S rRNA (cytidine-2'-O)-methyltransferase TlyA, producing the protein MRYDIFVAKRLKISRNKALELIENKKITLNGNFLKPSFELDETNGELNLELLSEIYVSRAALKLKGFLAQLSLGLEGLNCLDIGSSTGGFVQVLLEKGVKNIVALDVGNNQLHQSLRHDARVKSLEGVDLREFKSEEKFDLITCDVSFISLLNLLSYIDSLAKRDIILLFKPQFEVGKEAKRDKKGVLKDEKSVKRARINFEKACFSHAWLLEKCEISSLKGKEGNDEFFYYFRKK; encoded by the coding sequence ATGAGATATGATATTTTTGTCGCAAAACGCCTTAAAATCAGTAGAAATAAGGCACTTGAATTAATAGAAAATAAAAAAATCACTTTAAATGGAAATTTTTTAAAACCTTCTTTTGAGCTTGATGAGACAAATGGGGAGCTAAATTTAGAGCTTTTGAGCGAAATTTATGTCAGTCGTGCAGCACTAAAGCTTAAGGGCTTTTTGGCACAATTATCTTTAGGACTTGAGGGCTTAAATTGCCTTGATATAGGCTCTAGCACGGGAGGCTTTGTGCAAGTTTTATTAGAAAAGGGAGTTAAAAATATCGTAGCACTTGATGTAGGTAATAATCAGCTTCATCAAAGCTTAAGGCACGATGCGAGAGTTAAAAGCCTTGAGGGTGTGGATTTAAGAGAATTTAAGAGCGAGGAAAAATTTGATTTAATCACTTGTGATGTGAGCTTTATCTCGCTTTTAAATTTACTCTCTTATATCGATAGCTTGGCTAAGAGAGATATTATCTTGCTTTTTAAACCACAATTTGAAGTAGGAAAGGAAGCAAAACGCGATAAAAAAGGTGTTTTAAAAGATGAAAAAAGTGTGAAAAGAGCAAGGATAAATTTTGAAAAAGCTTGTTTTTCTCATGCTTGGCTTTTGGAAAAATGTGAAATTTCAAGCCTTAAGGGAAAGGAGGGTAATGATGAGTTTTTTTACTATTTTAGAAAAAAATGA
- the folP gene encoding dihydropteroate synthase has translation MNCIKLNINSDFERICTLIKPHKMGQKIMQEKANLHFIFIENISSPAANILKQDALSIGAELVTNEEIIIKQKYSNALLIATKKQILSLIAKEKKQDFKLKILANFLQKEFIKPKSVNLMAILNINEDSFNPSSRVSEKDFEARLNALLKLKPEFIDIGAVSSRPGSFYCGREEEFTRLKNCLDLIYAKNYHTKTIFSLDSFDEYCLEYALNKGFRLINDITGLRNENLAKLAKKYDAFYCLMHMQNEPHNMQENPNYENLILELERFFASKLEILETYGVKKSILDIGFGFGKSAEHNMILLKNLEHFLQFNKPLLVGASRKSTINFYFESEVEKRLAGSLYLHLKAYENGASIIRTHDLYEHKQLFALHKAYEEVVL, from the coding sequence ATGAATTGCATTAAACTCAATATAAATAGCGATTTTGAGAGAATTTGCACCCTTATTAAACCGCATAAAATGGGACAGAAGATCATGCAAGAAAAGGCAAATTTACATTTTATTTTTATAGAAAATATCTCCTCTCCTGCGGCAAATATTTTAAAGCAAGATGCCCTAAGTATAGGGGCTGAATTGGTTACAAATGAAGAAATTATCATAAAACAAAAGTATTCAAATGCCCTTTTAATCGCCACTAAAAAGCAAATTTTAAGCCTAATTGCAAAAGAAAAAAAGCAAGATTTTAAGCTTAAAATTTTGGCGAATTTTTTGCAAAAAGAATTCATCAAGCCTAAAAGCGTGAATTTGATGGCGATTTTAAACATTAATGAAGATAGTTTTAATCCTAGTAGCCGTGTAAGTGAAAAGGACTTTGAAGCAAGGCTTAACGCACTTTTAAAATTAAAGCCCGAATTTATCGATATAGGTGCGGTCAGTTCAAGACCGGGGAGTTTTTATTGTGGGAGGGAGGAGGAATTTACGCGTCTTAAAAATTGCCTTGATTTAATTTATGCGAAAAATTATCACACAAAGACTATTTTTAGTTTAGATAGCTTTGATGAATACTGCCTTGAATATGCCTTAAATAAGGGCTTTAGATTGATTAATGACATTACAGGGCTTAGAAATGAAAATTTAGCTAAATTAGCAAAAAAATATGACGCTTTTTATTGTCTTATGCATATGCAAAATGAACCGCACAATATGCAAGAAAATCCAAATTATGAAAATCTTATCCTAGAGCTTGAGCGTTTTTTTGCTTCAAAGCTTGAAATTTTAGAGACTTATGGAGTTAAAAAAAGCATTTTAGATATAGGCTTTGGCTTTGGTAAAAGTGCGGAGCATAATATGATTTTACTCAAAAATTTGGAGCATTTTTTGCAGTTTAACAAACCTTTGCTTGTAGGTGCAAGTCGCAAAAGCACGATTAATTTTTATTTTGAAAGTGAAGTTGAGAAGCGTTTGGCTGGGAGTTTATATTTACACTTAAAGGCTTATGAAAATGGGGCTAGTATTATAAGAACGCACGATTTATACGAGCATAAGCAGCTTTTTGCACTTCATAAGGCTTATGAGGAGGTGGTGCTGTGA
- the hemW gene encoding radical SAM family heme chaperone HemW: MHFYIHIPFCESKCHYCSFTSLKKKDYEEAYFNALIKDIKFQISQFNLSKNSIKTLFIGGGTPSVVEAKYYEKLFQVLTPFLKEKAEISCEANPNSSNFNWLKAMKELGINRLSFGAQSFDEKKLKFLGRSHSQKAILKSLEVAKKAGFNNVNLDLIYDTKLDTKKMLEYELLHLEKIKPLIKHLSAYHLSIEENTAFSKLFHYKKNAPNLMRFFIKGIENLGFKQYEISNFSKNKPCRHNLSYWQGKNYLGAGLSSVGFYENQRFYTYQNLQAYIKEPCFRKIEKLSFNDLNLERLFLGLRSVVGVKEKDLSPTQKARANLLLKAKKLQFEKGRYFNTNFLLSDELALFISS; this comes from the coding sequence ATGCATTTTTACATCCATATCCCTTTTTGCGAAAGCAAGTGCCACTACTGCTCCTTTACCTCTTTAAAAAAGAAAGACTATGAAGAAGCATATTTTAACGCTTTGATAAAAGATATCAAATTTCAAATTTCTCAATTTAATCTTAGCAAAAACTCTATCAAAACGCTTTTTATAGGCGGTGGAACGCCAAGCGTTGTGGAGGCAAAATATTATGAAAAGCTTTTTCAAGTCCTAACGCCTTTTTTAAAAGAAAAAGCCGAAATCAGCTGCGAAGCAAACCCAAATTCAAGCAATTTTAACTGGCTTAAAGCTATGAAGGAACTAGGCATCAACCGCCTTTCTTTTGGTGCGCAAAGTTTTGATGAAAAAAAACTCAAATTTTTAGGACGCTCCCACTCTCAAAAAGCTATCCTAAAAAGCCTCGAAGTTGCTAAAAAGGCAGGGTTTAACAATGTGAATTTAGATTTGATTTACGATACAAAACTAGACACCAAAAAAATGCTTGAATATGAGCTTTTACATTTAGAAAAAATTAAGCCTCTTATTAAGCATTTAAGTGCTTATCATCTTAGCATAGAGGAAAATACAGCATTTTCTAAGCTTTTTCACTATAAAAAAAATGCACCTAATTTAATGCGTTTTTTCATAAAAGGCATTGAAAATTTAGGCTTTAAACAATATGAAATTAGTAATTTTTCTAAAAACAAACCCTGCCGCCACAATCTTTCCTACTGGCAAGGTAAAAACTACCTTGGTGCTGGACTTAGTAGCGTAGGTTTTTATGAAAATCAAAGATTTTACACATATCAAAATTTGCAAGCTTACATCAAAGAGCCTTGCTTTAGAAAAATAGAAAAGCTTAGTTTCAATGATTTAAATTTAGAACGGCTATTTTTAGGGCTTAGAAGCGTTGTAGGTGTGAAAGAAAAAGATTTAAGCCCCACTCAAAAAGCAAGAGCAAATTTACTTTTAAAAGCAAAAAAACTTCAATTTGAAAAGGGGAGGTATTTTAATACAAATTTTCTCTTAAGCGATGAATTAGCCCTTTTTATCAGCTCTTAA
- a CDS encoding bifunctional riboflavin kinase/FAD synthetase — MSFFTILEKNEVKTLAIGCFDGIHLGHLELIKRLDLNGALLVINKFKGEILSDFKQKQELSKRAIFTLEFEKIRHLKAQDFLHLLRQEFKFLEHIVVGYDFVFGHNKEAKAFDIERLSGIKTSIVPEFKLDGLSVHASLIKDFLARGEVKKAERFLGRKYSIKARVIRGQGLGKKELFATLNLENLDYFLPKNGVYASMIKIGQKCFKSVSFLGVRSTDLAFSIETHIIEEFQKEVRVGEEVELFFVEFLRENEKFSDLKALKEKIKQDIEQAKEILSDER, encoded by the coding sequence ATGAGTTTTTTTACTATTTTAGAAAAAAATGAGGTCAAAACCCTTGCCATAGGCTGTTTTGATGGGATTCATTTGGGGCATTTAGAACTCATTAAAAGATTAGATTTAAATGGAGCTTTGCTTGTCATTAATAAATTTAAAGGCGAAATTTTAAGCGATTTTAAACAAAAGCAAGAATTAAGCAAAAGGGCTATTTTTACACTTGAATTTGAGAAGATACGCCATTTAAAAGCGCAAGATTTTTTACATTTATTAAGGCAAGAATTTAAATTTTTAGAACATATTGTGGTGGGTTATGACTTTGTTTTTGGGCATAATAAAGAAGCTAAAGCTTTTGATATAGAAAGATTAAGTGGGATTAAAACAAGTATTGTGCCAGAATTTAAACTTGATGGTTTGAGTGTGCATGCGAGTTTGATTAAGGATTTTTTAGCGAGGGGTGAGGTGAAAAAAGCTGAGCGTTTTTTAGGACGCAAATATAGCATTAAAGCAAGGGTTATTAGGGGTCAAGGACTTGGTAAAAAAGAGCTTTTTGCTACGCTTAATTTAGAAAATTTAGATTATTTTTTACCCAAAAATGGCGTGTATGCAAGTATGATAAAGATAGGGCAAAAATGCTTCAAAAGCGTGAGTTTTTTGGGTGTGAGAAGCACAGATTTAGCCTTTAGTATAGAAACGCATATTATAGAGGAATTTCAAAAAGAAGTGCGAGTAGGCGAGGAAGTGGAGCTTTTTTTTGTAGAATTTTTAAGAGAAAATGAGAAATTTAGCGATTTAAAAGCTTTAAAAGAAAAAATTAAACAAGATATAGAGCAAGCAAAGGAAATAT
- a CDS encoding DNA polymerase III subunit delta': MFISKILISDDFEGVREELIAEFGINTLRFIPKNVPNEFLLEDARAVEKESYIAESSEKIIVLMAYSFRHEAQNFLLKLLEEPPKNIKFLIVVPSKNLLLPTIKSRLICEKRKGKKEEVKLNLELEKLDLKALYEFLKENESLDKNALSELIIKLSKESLKIKAFDEKELEFFYEAYELSKLNSKAQILLATLLLNLYEKNMK; this comes from the coding sequence ATGTTTATTAGCAAAATTTTAATTAGCGATGATTTTGAGGGCGTGAGGGAGGAATTGATCGCCGAATTTGGCATTAATACTTTAAGATTTATCCCTAAAAATGTGCCAAATGAATTTTTATTAGAAGATGCAAGAGCGGTGGAAAAAGAAAGCTATATTGCAGAAAGTAGTGAAAAAATCATTGTTTTAATGGCATATTCTTTTCGCCACGAAGCACAAAATTTCTTGCTTAAGCTTCTTGAAGAGCCACCTAAAAATATTAAATTTCTCATCGTTGTTCCTTCTAAAAATTTGCTTTTACCTACGATAAAATCGCGACTTATTTGCGAAAAAAGAAAAGGAAAAAAAGAAGAGGTGAAATTAAATTTAGAGCTTGAAAAACTTGACTTAAAAGCCCTTTATGAATTTTTAAAAGAAAATGAAAGTTTAGACAAAAACGCCTTGAGTGAGCTTATCATCAAGCTTAGTAAGGAAAGTCTTAAAATAAAAGCTTTTGATGAAAAGGAGCTGGAGTTTTTTTATGAGGCTTATGAGCTTAGCAAACTCAATTCTAAGGCACAAATTTTATTAGCCACGCTTTTGCTTAATTTATATGAAAAGAATATGAAATGA
- a CDS encoding RNA pyrophosphohydrolase produces the protein MQKSKKYRPNVAAIVLSPAYPFECRLFVGKRSDMEDIWQFPQGGIDEGENAKEALFRELKEEIGTKELELIAEYPKWLSYDFPSKVASKMYPYDGQIQKYFLVRLKPSAKIDLNTKHPEFDDYRFVSKKELFELVNHFKKGIYVKVIKYFEEKGYI, from the coding sequence GTGCAAAAATCTAAAAAATATCGTCCTAATGTCGCTGCAATTGTCCTTTCTCCTGCTTATCCTTTTGAGTGTAGGCTTTTTGTGGGAAAAAGAAGTGATATGGAGGATATTTGGCAATTTCCACAAGGTGGCATTGATGAGGGAGAGAACGCAAAAGAGGCTTTATTTAGGGAGCTTAAAGAGGAGATAGGCACGAAGGAGCTTGAGCTTATAGCAGAGTATCCTAAGTGGCTAAGTTACGACTTTCCTAGTAAGGTCGCTTCTAAGATGTATCCTTATGATGGGCAAATTCAAAAATATTTTTTAGTGCGTTTAAAGCCAAGTGCTAAGATTGATTTAAATACCAAGCACCCTGAATTTGATGATTATCGTTTTGTGAGTAAAAAGGAGCTTTTTGAGCTGGTTAATCATTTTAAAAAGGGGATTTATGTGAAGGTGATTAAATATTTTGAGGAGAAAGGTTATATCTAA